The Sylvia atricapilla isolate bSylAtr1 chromosome 14, bSylAtr1.pri, whole genome shotgun sequence genome includes the window GGAGCGCGCTGACCGGGGGaaccggcggcggcgcggccgggggGGACCCCGCGCTCGGCGGGGAGAAACCTCCGCGCCGCGACGTTTGGGGGTGTCAGGGGGGGCCGAGGCCGCTCCGGGGGtggggggctccggggggtGCGCCGGGCCTGGGCGGTCCTGCCGCGGGGGAGGCTCGGCGGCCGGGGAGGGAAGGGCGGCTTTGGgagcgggggcggcggggagggggcTCCGGGCCGGGCCCCGTGAGCGCCCACCGGCGAGCGGGAGGCGGGCAGGGAGGCCGGGAGCGAGCTGGGCCGGGCGGCGCCGCGCAGGAGCCCGGCTCTGTTTGCATCGCGGAGGCAATCAACAGAAATTAGTATAATGGCATCTGAAAGCCTgaagttgttttgttgttgttgttgttgttattattggTGCTGGTaggttttgttgggggtttttttggtttggggttttttggtttttttttttttttcccttcaccgTGCAATtgagtttaaaataattaaacaaaaggCCGAGGGAAATGACATCAATCGGGGAAACTGCCCGTCCACCCTCCACGCACGGCGCCCCGCGCCGCTGCCTCCCCGGAGGCCGATCCGCCTGGCTGGGCGCGCACCGAGGGGCGGCAGCGCTGCCTGTCAGCGGAGCGCTTCGCCTGCTCCGGAAGGAGCCGCGGCAGCCGCCCGCCCTCCCGtccctccccgccccgccggcagcGGGAGCCGCGGCCGCGCTGGCGCCGGGGCCGGAGCGCCGCTCGCTCGTTCCGGCGGagggagcggcggggcgggcggagaCCCTGAGTGACAGCGGCGGCGGCCAATGCGAGGCCGCGGGGGCCGTGAGTGACAGCGGCGGCGGCCAACGGGGaggcgcggggggcgggcgcGGGAGGCCGCGGGACAGGCGCATGCAGGGATAAACAGAGGGAATTGGGGCGGGGGCTGGGATCGCGGGGCTGGGATCGGGATCGCGGGGTTGGGATCGCGGGGCCCCGCCGTCGTTCCGTGTCCGggcggggctggagcggggtCACTGCCTCGCTGAGCACGGCGAAGGAGCGCCTGGGCTGCCTGCGGAACCGCATCGCGCAGGGGGAGCGGGCGGTGGGCAGCTCCCGCACCCCCGGTGCGTGTTGGGGCTCGCAGGACAGCCTTTCCTCCTCCAGAATTTTATGGAGAGCGATAAGCCTGGGATCAGACAAGGCTTTAGGAAAGGAGATATCTAATGCACCTGTCTCTCTCGTGGTATCTGTGGTGAACACGTATTTTATCAGCAATTTTTCCACGaacattaaaaattcatatGAAACCAACTAGGTTGTAGTcctgggttggactcgatgatcttagaggtcttctCCAAGCtgattctgtgctgctttgcttcGTGTAATATAAGGAATATattcaaaacaaatgcactaAGCTAaaggttttgttgggtttttttttgttttggtttatttttgttttggtgggttttgtttgtttgttttttaatacagCCATCTGTATTTCCACAAACGCATAGAAAATTGTATCACTGAAAATGGAACTTCACGGATGGGTATTTGCATTATAACTAGAGTTGCAGATTGcctgttttttcatttgatttctgGGGCTTATTTTCATAATCTAGATTTTGCCACAGTGGGTAACTAATTCAAAATCCAAGGGATTAAGAAATACCTCTGGTATTTGTCTGGCTTAAATACAAAGATGTGCAAGTGTTGACTGGTAATTGTATTGtatcttgcattttttttcattctagaGCAGGTCTCGTAATTGGGAATTTATCAACATTTCCACTGGGGTAATTTTACAGGATTATCCGCCCTCTGTTCTTCCTGCTGGTTCATCTGGACTCTGTGGAGTTTGCTGCTAGCAATGGAGCCTTCTGTGGGGGTTTATTCATGCTATTACTGAAATGGAGCCCTTCGCATTTGGATTAACTCTTTGTTCACTTTTCACCTGAATCGCTTGGATCAGCCCATGTTTAAAAAGGATCCTACCAtgcatctcttttctttttgcattctGAAGTTGAACTCTGAATACAGTCTCATGTTCAGGCTGTTTCTTGTGCTTGAATTTTAGAGGAAGAACTGAAATATAAAGATAGATGAAACTGTAATACTGCATGGGCAGGTAAATACATTTGACATTTTATACATGAAGACTTGAAAACATGTTCTGAAGGGTCCCAAACTGAATGAGCATGGTACCTTTTCAGGATAGGGCTATACTAGATATTAGGAAGACATTCTTATAACCAAGTGCAATGTTTGTGATGGAAACCACTGTCTTCAAAATGGTTCCAAGACTGAGCAAACTAAAAATTCTTTCCCAACGTATGAACAAAAGAATCTATATTCGAAAATATGGCTGTCATAAACAAAAATGGTTCTGTTAATCTTTTACCTGAAAACTTAAGTATTAGTGTTTGTAGTGCACCATGCCATTTGTTTGGCTCACCACCACGCCAGGAGTCCATGTGGTGAACCAGAATTCTTCCATCCACTTGTGCAGTCCCTGTTGCAGAGGCCCTGGTTCTGTTTGCTAACAGACTGTTGAGTTTTAAATTGTTATTGTCTGTTTTTGTCGTGTCCTTTTGGCTGTACACTTGTGTACGTGCAGTCTGACCATTATATCCCAGTCTCAAACAGGTCCATGTTAGGCAAAGAGTCTACACAGAATCTTTAGGAATGAGGATGCCTTTCAGTGTTCAGAATTGAAAGGATGTACAAGAACTGACACTTACTTCTAtaggggttttattttcaggaagtATATGTAGTATTGAAAGATTACAGTTGTTTATGCT containing:
- the LOC136367761 gene encoding WAS/WASL-interacting protein family member 3-like, which gives rise to MRFRRQPRRSFAVLSEAVTPLQPRPDTERRRGPAIPTPRSRSQPRDPSPRPNSLCLSLHAPVPRPPAPAPRASPLAAAAVTHGPRGLALAAAAVTQGLRPPRRSLRRNERAALRPRRQRGRGSRCRRGGEGREGGRLPRLLPEQAKRSADRQRCRPSVRAQPGGSASGEAAARGAVRGGAGLLRGAARPSSLPASLPASRSPVGAHGARPGAPSPPPPLPKPPFPPRPPSLPRGRTAQARRTPRSPPPPERPRPPLTPPNVAARRFLPAERGVPPGRAAAGSPGQRAPPAALPPPGTAPRSGPGAGAAPTCGCSIPVPPPPSLRRLPGSLFPAAGRTGERLPPASSSHSLKANKHHGGAGGGGGCGRAGPPPPPPPPPPPPPPPSSSPPPPSSPPLRSAPLRSPPHLPRPPALRSAAAEGGRGDAEGGVCSGFSGLRPQQRGGRKSG